The proteins below come from a single Bactrocera dorsalis isolate Fly_Bdor chromosome 5, ASM2337382v1, whole genome shotgun sequence genomic window:
- the LOC105222121 gene encoding somatostatin receptor type 5 produces MEYNISNLFYITLLACFMPHYAQAGKTEASEPPAGQEHGSASLAMARARALANIQEQLLPNLNLLQLEANEFLSRVNGAIYNMTFNETFEEEMMCHNGQNAIANLVTMILYALVCIIGLFGNTLVIYVVLRFSKMQTVTNIYILNLAIADECFLIGIPILLYTMQIGRWPFDDYVCKAYMVSTSITQFTSSIFLLIMSADRYIAVCHPISSPRYRTPFVSKLVSGFAWLTSVLLMLPVILFANTVQSNEDHVSCNIKWPEAQNTQSGTTFILYTLTLGFATPLTFILIFYFLVIRKLHTVGPKQKSKEKKRSHRKVTKLVLTVITVYILCWLPYWISQLALIYSSPSKCASRLEITIFLLAGCLGYSNSAMNPILYAFLSDNFKKSFLKACTCATRKDVNAQLQLENSLFPKFGKNRQSDRLFSPKKAKQKKLLVTRNNNATNMHNAASTTTTTTTNTTTTSNNSAANQIVAYPDPQTSNLPTFKTPLMTANQQAAGNVVPGTNATVLLVPDTSCADVLEHQFAAEGTTMPIGTDMNCKAPVLHTDL; encoded by the coding sequence ATGGAGTACAACATATCGAATTTATTCTACATCACTCTACTGGCGTGCTTTATGCCACATTACGCACAAGCCGGGAAAACAGAAGCCAGTGAACCACCTGCTGGGCAGGAGCATGGCAGCGCGAGCTTGGCTATGGCACGCGCTCGAGCGCTGGCGAATATACAAGAACAACTCTTACCGAATTTGAATCTCTTGCAATTGGAGGCAAATGAGTTTCTGAGTCGCGTCAATGGCGCCATCTATAATATGACCTTCAACGAGACTTTCGAAGAGGAGATGATGTGTCACAATGGGCAGAATGCGATTGCCAATCTGGTCACGATGATACTCTATGCACTCGTTTGCATTATTGGGCTCTTCGGCAATACACTCGTTATTTATGTGGTGCTGCGTTTTTCGAAAATGCAAACAGTCaccaatatttatatactcaATCTGGCCATAGCCGATGAATGCTTTCTGATTGGTATACCAATACTCTTGTATACAATGCAAATCGGCAGATGGCCATTTGACGATTATGTGTGTAAAGCTTATATGGTGAGCACATCGATAACACAATTTACATCGTCGATATTCTTGCTGATCATGTCAGCCGATCGTTATATAGCCGTTTGTCATCCGATATCATCGCCACGCTATCGTACGCCGTTCGTATCGAAATTGGTCTCGGGTTTTGCTTGGCTGACGTCGGTGCTACTTATGTTGCCCGTGATACTGTTCGCCAACACGGTGCAGTCGAATGAGGATCACGTGTCGTGCAACATTAAGTGGCCCGAAGCACAAAATACACAATCGGGTACCACATTTATACTGTACACACTGACATTGGGCTTTGCCACACCGCTTACCTTCATCTTGATCTTCTACTTTCTAGTTATACGCAAATTGCATACGGTCGGTCCAAAGCAAAAGTCCAAAGAGAAGAAGCGCTCTCACCGCAAGGTGACCAAACTGGTGCTAACAGTGATTACAGTATACATACTGTGTTGGCTACCCTATTGGATATCACAGTTGGCGCTCATCTATTCGTCGCCAAGCAAATGTGCATCGAGACTCGAGATCACCATCTTCCTGCTAGCCGGCTGTCTCGGCTACTCGAACTCGGCCATGAATCCCATACTATATGCATTTCTGAGTGACAATTTCAAGAAGAGCTTCCTAAAAGCTTGTACTTGTGCAACTCGTAAGGATGTCAATGCCCAGTTACAATTGGAGAATAGTCTCTTTCCAAAATTCGGCAAAAATCGTCAATCGGATCGTCTATTCTCACCAAAGAAAGCTAAACAGAAGAAGTTGCTGGTAACGCGTAATAATAATGCGACAAATATGCACAACGCGGCTTCAACAACAACCACGACGACGacgaatacaacaacaactagcaaTAATAGTGCCGCCAATCAAATTGTTGCTTACCCGGATCCACAGACAAGCAATTTGCCGACATTTAAGACGCCGCTAATGACAGCTAACCAACAAGCCGCTGGGAACGTTGTGCCGGGCACAAATGCAACCGTGCTTTTGGTGCCGGACACATCGTGCGCAGATGTGTTGGAACATCAGTTCGCCGCTGAAGGCACGACGATGCCGATTGGTACCGATATGAATTGTAAAGCGCCAGTGTTGCACACGGACTTATAA